Proteins from a single region of Undibacterium sp. KW1:
- the uraH gene encoding hydroxyisourate hydrolase, with protein sequence MGKLSTHVLDITVGKPGVGVQVELYTVNAGEKTLLKTETTNHDGRCNAPLLEGDSLKVGLYELVFAAGDYFDKQGVDLPSPKFIDRVTLAFGVADASQNYHVPLVVSPWAYSTYRGS encoded by the coding sequence ATGGGAAAGCTCAGTACACATGTGCTGGATATCACCGTTGGCAAACCCGGCGTGGGTGTGCAGGTGGAGTTATATACAGTCAATGCAGGCGAGAAAACCCTGCTGAAGACCGAGACCACCAACCATGATGGCCGCTGCAATGCGCCCCTGCTGGAAGGTGACAGTCTCAAGGTTGGCCTGTATGAGCTGGTATTTGCAGCAGGTGATTATTTCGACAAGCAGGGCGTGGATCTGCCCAGCCCCAAATTCATAGACCGCGTGACCCTGGCTTTTGGGGTGGCCGATGCCAGCCAGAATTACCATGTGCCGCTGGTAGTGTCGCCATGGGCGTACTCGACTTACAGGGGTAGCTAA
- a CDS encoding LysR family transcriptional regulator, whose product MAQLPNHLDLHLIRILYLLLSEKNVSRVALKLNQPQPSISASLRKLRELTGDQLLVRGGRGMVPTPHGETLLKPAKRILDETELLFERKVPFVAQQESKTFHIAAPDSLHVQFLPSVVERLRRESPKSRIVIHGLGAEVDYVRHLSDGDLDLVIANWDEPPQHLHLSKLFEDPIVCAMRADSPYAKRTGTDDMTLEDYLSLPHVAPSQLLSGYHGVIDAHLERQHLRRNVVVESAYFGLMPHMLTQSDMVLTTGKQYLSFYEKSLQLKTFSIPIKFPPLRFYQLWHERVHHSPEHRWLREQIAQAAKSLMSK is encoded by the coding sequence ATGGCACAACTACCCAATCATCTCGACCTGCATCTGATACGCATTTTGTATCTTTTGCTCAGTGAGAAAAACGTTTCCCGCGTGGCTTTGAAGCTGAACCAGCCCCAGCCTTCGATTTCTGCCTCACTACGCAAATTGCGCGAGTTGACTGGCGATCAATTGCTGGTACGCGGTGGCCGTGGCATGGTGCCTACCCCCCATGGTGAAACCCTGCTCAAGCCTGCCAAGCGCATACTCGATGAAACTGAGTTGTTGTTTGAGCGCAAAGTACCTTTCGTCGCCCAGCAAGAAAGCAAGACCTTCCACATCGCCGCCCCAGATTCCCTGCATGTGCAATTTCTGCCCAGCGTGGTGGAGCGCCTGCGCCGTGAATCACCCAAAAGCCGCATTGTCATCCATGGCCTGGGGGCTGAAGTTGATTATGTACGCCATTTGTCTGATGGTGACCTTGACCTCGTCATCGCCAACTGGGATGAACCGCCGCAGCACCTGCACCTTTCTAAACTGTTTGAAGACCCCATCGTCTGCGCCATGCGTGCAGACAGCCCTTATGCCAAGCGCACCGGTACTGACGACATGACGCTGGAAGACTACCTGAGCCTGCCGCACGTCGCGCCTTCGCAACTCTTGTCTGGCTATCATGGTGTCATCGATGCCCATCTGGAACGCCAGCACCTGCGCCGCAATGTCGTGGTCGAATCCGCCTACTTTGGCCTCATGCCGCATATGCTGACACAGTCCGACATGGTGCTGACGACAGGCAAGCAATACCTGAGCTTTTATGAAAAAAGCCTGCAACTCAAGACTTTTTCCATCCCCATCAAATTCCCGCCACTGCGCTTTTACCAGCTCTGGCATGAGCGCGTTCATCATTCACCAGAACACAGATGGCTGCGTGAGCAGATCGCCCAGGCAGCCAAGTCTTTGATGTCCAAATAA
- a CDS encoding nucleobase:cation symporter-2 family protein yields the protein MQTAIHPVDEKLPAAKLFTLGIQHVLVMYAGAIAVPLIIGGALHLPKDQIAFLINADLFCCGLVTLIQALGIWKFGIRMPVMMGVTFAAVGPMVAMAGNPSLGILSIYGAVIASGIFGLIITPFMSRAVRFFPPVVTGTIITVIGITLMRVGINWAAGGQPMIFDAASKSMQPNPNYGAPENLAIAFFVLVSIMLMTRYLRGFLGNISVLLGMVLGFVVSLVLGKVSFDGLGEAGWFAFIMPFQYGMPTFDLGAIIGMCLVMIVTMVESTGMFLALSELTGKRISNEELANGLRADSLGTVIGGVFNTFPYTSFSQNIGLVGVTGVRSRYVCAAAGVILVAFGMFPKMAHVAASIPVYVLGGAGIVMFGMVAATGIKILGNAGLNHQRHNLFIVAVSIGAGMIPLVAPQFFSHLPHWLGTIVDSGILLATIAAVTLNLFFNGQGAESEAKAFAMAAAHSSDH from the coding sequence ATGCAAACAGCGATACACCCGGTAGATGAAAAGCTACCAGCAGCAAAATTATTCACTCTGGGCATACAGCACGTGCTGGTGATGTATGCTGGGGCGATAGCCGTGCCTCTCATTATCGGCGGTGCCCTGCACCTACCCAAAGACCAGATAGCTTTCCTCATCAATGCCGATTTATTCTGTTGCGGCCTGGTGACCCTGATACAGGCACTGGGCATCTGGAAGTTTGGCATACGCATGCCTGTCATGATGGGCGTCACCTTTGCGGCAGTAGGCCCCATGGTGGCAATGGCGGGTAACCCCAGCCTGGGCATACTCAGTATCTATGGGGCGGTCATCGCCTCCGGTATTTTTGGTCTCATCATTACTCCCTTCATGAGCCGGGCTGTCAGGTTTTTCCCGCCTGTTGTTACCGGCACCATCATCACCGTCATTGGCATTACCCTCATGCGCGTGGGTATCAACTGGGCAGCGGGCGGGCAACCGATGATTTTTGATGCGGCCAGCAAATCCATGCAGCCCAATCCCAATTATGGTGCGCCTGAAAACCTGGCGATTGCCTTCTTCGTGCTGGTCTCCATCATGCTCATGACACGTTATTTGCGCGGCTTTTTGGGCAATATCTCGGTCTTGCTGGGCATGGTGCTGGGTTTTGTCGTCTCGCTGGTATTGGGCAAGGTCAGTTTTGATGGTCTGGGTGAGGCTGGCTGGTTTGCCTTCATTATGCCCTTCCAGTATGGCATGCCGACCTTTGACCTGGGTGCCATCATAGGTATGTGCCTGGTCATGATAGTCACCATGGTGGAATCAACGGGCATGTTCCTCGCCCTGTCTGAACTTACCGGCAAGCGCATCAGCAATGAAGAACTGGCGAATGGTTTGCGGGCCGACAGCCTGGGTACGGTCATCGGTGGCGTCTTCAATACTTTTCCCTACACCTCGTTTTCACAGAACATAGGCCTGGTTGGTGTTACTGGTGTGCGCAGCCGTTATGTCTGCGCGGCTGCAGGTGTGATCCTGGTGGCGTTTGGCATGTTCCCCAAAATGGCGCATGTGGCAGCATCAATACCCGTGTATGTACTTGGCGGCGCAGGCATAGTCATGTTTGGCATGGTGGCGGCCACCGGTATCAAGATACTCGGCAATGCGGGTCTTAATCACCAGCGTCATAACCTGTTCATCGTTGCCGTCAGCATAGGGGCGGGCATGATCCCTCTGGTGGCACCGCAGTTCTTTTCACACTTGCCACACTGGCTGGGCACGATAGTCGATAGCGGCATCTTGCTGGCCACCATTGCGGCAGTGACGCTCAATCTGTTTTTCAACGGTCAGGGTGCTGAGTCTGAAGCCAAGGCATTTGCCATGGCTGCGGCCCACAGCTCCGACCATTAA
- a CDS encoding urate hydroxylase PuuD: protein MEAFLLAYGTEWLNLIVRWLHLITGIAWIGASFYFVWLDNNIRPPKPGSELANKGVSGELWAVHGGGFYNPQKYLIAPKELPEELHWFKWEAYATWLSGFAMLFIVYYFNASAMMIDKSVADLTSWQAIGIGLGTLLVGWTVYDLLCRSPLGKREGLLGIIMFVFIVATAFVLSKFLSGRAAYIHVGAMIGTMMVGNVLMLIIPGQRKLVEAMQQGKSPDPIHGQKAKQRSVHNNYFTLPVLFIMISNHYAMTYNHEYNWLVLAVIMAAGVLIRHFFNLRHKGITNWAYPAAGVTLLLAVAIAIAPKPPAKVAAPDPALSAAEAEKAQFTKVQGIINQRCVSCHAATPSQPGFATAPAGIKLDTPELIRQNAVKVNMQAVQLKAMPIGNMTQMTEEERAVVGAWFQAGAK, encoded by the coding sequence ATGGAAGCTTTTTTACTTGCGTATGGCACTGAGTGGCTGAACCTGATCGTCCGCTGGCTGCACCTGATTACCGGCATCGCCTGGATAGGTGCATCCTTCTACTTCGTCTGGCTCGACAATAATATCCGCCCGCCCAAACCTGGTTCTGAACTGGCCAACAAGGGTGTGTCTGGTGAATTGTGGGCCGTGCATGGCGGCGGCTTCTATAACCCGCAAAAATACCTGATCGCCCCCAAGGAACTGCCCGAAGAACTGCACTGGTTCAAATGGGAAGCCTATGCCACCTGGCTGTCTGGCTTTGCGATGTTGTTCATCGTGTATTACTTCAATGCCTCTGCGATGATGATAGACAAGTCCGTCGCGGACCTGACGAGCTGGCAAGCCATAGGCATAGGCCTGGGCACCTTGCTGGTGGGCTGGACTGTGTATGACTTGCTGTGCCGTTCACCGCTGGGCAAGCGTGAAGGCCTGTTGGGCATCATCATGTTCGTGTTCATCGTGGCGACGGCGTTTGTGTTGTCAAAGTTCCTCAGTGGCCGCGCTGCCTATATCCACGTCGGTGCCATGATAGGCACGATGATGGTGGGTAATGTGTTGATGCTCATCATCCCCGGCCAGCGCAAACTCGTCGAAGCCATGCAGCAGGGTAAATCGCCTGACCCTATCCACGGCCAAAAAGCCAAGCAGCGCAGCGTACACAATAATTACTTCACCCTGCCTGTGCTGTTCATCATGATCAGCAACCATTATGCAATGACCTATAACCATGAATACAACTGGCTGGTGCTGGCTGTCATTATGGCGGCGGGTGTATTGATACGTCACTTTTTCAATCTGCGTCACAAGGGCATTACCAACTGGGCTTATCCTGCGGCGGGCGTGACTTTATTGCTGGCAGTGGCAATTGCGATTGCACCAAAACCGCCGGCCAAGGTGGCGGCACCTGACCCAGCCCTGTCGGCGGCAGAAGCAGAAAAGGCTCAGTTCACTAAAGTACAGGGCATCATCAACCAGCGTTGCGTGTCCTGCCATGCGGCCACACCTAGCCAGCCTGGCTTTGCCACAGCACCTGCCGGTATCAAGCTCGATACACCAGAACTGATCAGACAGAATGCGGTAAAGGTCAATATGCAGGCCGTGCAACTCAAGGCCATGCCTATAGGGAATATGACGCAAATGACGGAAGAAGAACGTGCAGTCGTCGGCGCCTGGTTCCAGGCTGGTGCCAAGTAA
- a CDS encoding allantoate amidohydrolase, with the protein MTTTLDHLNRCSTQDFVHTLHGIYEHSPWIPERAAASRPFASVTALKLALQTVVSQAAEAEQLGLIRAHPELAGKAAIAGELTAESTGEQAKAGLTNCSPEEFAILHKLNADYNSKFGFPFILAVKGPDGKGFTREAIIATFQRRFKNQRADELAECLRQIGRIAELRLNDLLEHTLQFGNTIMQWSETLAAWSDDEDGLTCAYMTPAHQKTAEQLAAWMREAGMHVHIDAVGNVVGRYLSDATDAKTLLTGSHYDTVCNGGKYDGREGILLPIAIVKHLNDRNEKLPFNFEIIGFSEEEGVRYKSTFLGSNAVIGQFDLTLLDKTDADGISMREALTAAGYDVKHIPAIARDPAQILGYVEVHIEQGPVLLGRDLPVGIVTSIAGSCRYQVQLKGVASHAGTTPMSMRKDAAAAAAEIILYVEQRCANGTSLVGTVGQLQVPHGSVNVIPGSCNLSLDIRAADDATRDAAVNDILAKIETVCERRNIEVNVVKAVSAPAAPCAPWLMQQLAAATQRAGLPAFELPSGAGHDAMAIAKMTDVAMLFTRCGNGGISHNPLETMSADDAEVSAQILLDFLRNFREKL; encoded by the coding sequence ATGACGACAACTCTGGACCACCTGAACCGCTGTAGCACGCAAGACTTTGTGCATACCCTGCATGGTATCTATGAACATTCACCCTGGATACCTGAGCGGGCCGCCGCCAGCCGCCCCTTTGCCAGCGTCACTGCCCTCAAGCTGGCCTTGCAAACCGTGGTCAGCCAGGCGGCAGAGGCAGAACAACTCGGCCTGATCCGTGCCCACCCCGAGCTGGCAGGCAAGGCCGCCATCGCCGGAGAATTGACGGCAGAATCCACCGGTGAACAAGCCAAGGCAGGCCTGACCAATTGCAGCCCTGAAGAATTCGCGATACTGCACAAGCTCAATGCCGACTACAACAGTAAATTTGGTTTCCCCTTCATCCTCGCCGTCAAAGGGCCGGATGGCAAGGGTTTTACGCGGGAAGCCATCATCGCCACCTTCCAGCGCCGTTTTAAAAACCAGCGCGCAGATGAACTGGCAGAATGCCTGCGCCAGATAGGCCGCATCGCCGAACTGCGCCTGAACGACTTGCTTGAACACACTCTGCAATTTGGCAACACCATCATGCAATGGTCTGAAACTCTGGCCGCCTGGAGCGATGATGAAGACGGCCTGACCTGTGCCTATATGACACCTGCGCACCAAAAAACCGCAGAGCAACTGGCCGCCTGGATGCGCGAAGCTGGCATGCATGTGCATATCGATGCAGTCGGCAATGTGGTAGGCCGCTACCTGTCTGATGCAACCGATGCCAAGACCTTGCTCACCGGCTCCCACTATGACACCGTCTGCAATGGCGGCAAATACGATGGCCGTGAAGGCATCCTGCTACCCATCGCCATCGTCAAGCACCTGAACGACAGAAATGAAAAACTGCCTTTCAACTTCGAGATCATAGGCTTTTCTGAAGAAGAAGGTGTGCGCTACAAAAGCACTTTCCTGGGCAGCAATGCCGTCATCGGCCAGTTTGACCTGACCTTGCTGGACAAGACAGATGCAGACGGCATCAGCATGCGTGAGGCACTGACTGCCGCCGGGTATGATGTCAAACACATCCCCGCCATCGCACGTGACCCTGCACAGATACTGGGCTATGTAGAAGTGCATATAGAACAGGGCCCGGTCTTGCTGGGCCGTGACTTGCCAGTGGGCATCGTCACTTCCATTGCTGGCAGTTGTCGCTATCAGGTGCAACTCAAGGGTGTTGCCAGCCATGCTGGCACCACACCCATGAGCATGCGCAAAGATGCTGCCGCTGCTGCAGCAGAAATCATTTTGTATGTAGAACAGCGTTGCGCCAATGGCACATCCCTGGTTGGTACTGTAGGCCAGTTACAGGTGCCGCATGGCTCGGTGAATGTCATACCCGGCTCCTGCAATCTGTCACTGGATATCCGCGCTGCTGACGATGCGACACGTGATGCGGCAGTGAATGACATTCTGGCAAAGATAGAGACTGTATGCGAGCGCCGTAATATTGAAGTGAATGTGGTCAAAGCCGTTTCTGCCCCGGCAGCCCCTTGCGCCCCATGGCTGATGCAACAACTGGCAGCGGCCACGCAAAGAGCAGGTTTGCCCGCCTTTGAATTGCCATCAGGCGCAGGCCATGATGCCATGGCAATAGCCAAAATGACCGACGTGGCCATGCTGTTCACCCGCTGCGGCAACGGCGGCATCAGCCACAACCCGCTGGAAACCATGAGCGCTGACGACGCAGAAGTCTCGGCACAAATCTTGCTCGATTTTTTAAGGAATTTTAGAGAAAAACTTTAA
- a CDS encoding 8-oxoguanine deaminase codes for MTSSLLIKNARVVVTMDDTRREISNGAVYIIDNVIAEVGLSADLPQTADEVIDAADHVVMPGLINTHHHMYQSLTRVIPAAQNGELFNWLTNLYPIWANLTPEMVQVSTQAAMAELILSGCTTSSDHLYIYPNGCQLDHSLQAAQEIGMRFHAARGSMSVGQSKGGLPPDRVVEDEASILRDTQRLIETYHDSSRHAMQRIVVAPCSPFSVSRDLMRESATLARSYEVSLHTHLAENANDIAYSREKFNMTPAQYAEDCGWVGHDVWHAHCVQLDDDGIYMFARTGTGIAHCPCSNMRLASGIAPIRKMLDAGVSVGLGVDGCASNDSGHMLGEVRQAMLLQRVGFGPDAMTARQALEVATLGGARVLNRDDIGALKPGMSADIVMFNLKQTGYAGAWHDPVAALVFCTPSDVAYSIINGRVVVRDGQITSIDLPVVMERHNRLAHQLAEAAR; via the coding sequence ATGACCAGCAGCTTACTTATCAAAAATGCCCGCGTTGTCGTCACCATGGATGACACGCGCCGTGAAATCAGCAATGGTGCGGTATACATCATCGACAATGTCATCGCTGAGGTGGGCCTCAGTGCAGACTTGCCGCAAACCGCGGATGAAGTCATTGATGCGGCTGACCATGTCGTCATGCCTGGTCTCATCAATACCCATCACCATATGTACCAGAGCCTGACGCGCGTCATACCCGCGGCACAAAATGGTGAGCTGTTCAACTGGCTGACCAATCTCTACCCTATCTGGGCCAACCTGACACCAGAAATGGTGCAGGTATCGACTCAGGCCGCGATGGCAGAGCTGATCCTGTCTGGCTGCACCACCAGCAGCGACCATCTCTATATCTATCCAAATGGCTGCCAGCTTGATCACAGCCTGCAGGCAGCGCAAGAGATAGGCATGCGTTTTCATGCAGCACGTGGTTCCATGAGCGTGGGCCAGTCAAAAGGTGGCCTGCCACCAGACCGTGTGGTGGAAGACGAGGCCAGTATACTGCGCGATACTCAGCGCCTGATAGAGACTTATCACGACAGCAGCCGCCATGCCATGCAACGCATAGTCGTTGCACCCTGCTCACCATTTTCTGTCTCACGCGATCTCATGCGTGAATCAGCAACACTGGCGCGCAGCTATGAAGTATCGCTGCATACCCATCTGGCAGAAAATGCCAATGACATCGCCTATAGCCGCGAAAAATTCAATATGACCCCGGCACAATATGCCGAAGACTGCGGCTGGGTAGGTCATGATGTCTGGCATGCCCACTGTGTGCAGTTGGACGATGATGGCATCTACATGTTCGCTCGCACAGGCACTGGCATTGCGCATTGCCCCTGCTCGAATATGCGCCTGGCGTCTGGCATCGCACCGATACGCAAGATGCTCGATGCCGGTGTCAGTGTCGGCCTCGGTGTGGACGGTTGCGCCTCGAATGATTCAGGCCACATGCTGGGCGAAGTCAGGCAAGCCATGCTACTGCAACGCGTAGGCTTCGGCCCCGATGCCATGACAGCCAGACAGGCGCTGGAAGTCGCGACCCTGGGTGGTGCCAGGGTACTCAACCGCGACGATATAGGCGCACTCAAACCCGGCATGTCTGCGGACATTGTCATGTTCAACCTGAAACAGACAGGCTATGCCGGTGCCTGGCATGACCCTGTTGCTGCCCTGGTTTTTTGCACGCCTTCAGATGTGGCTTACAGCATCATCAATGGTCGTGTTGTGGTACGTGATGGTCAAATTACGTCCATAGATTTACCAGTAGTGATGGAAAGACATAATCGTCTTGCCCATCAATTGGCTGAGGCAGCACGTTGA